In Erwinia pyrifoliae DSM 12163, the genomic window CTCAGTCACTCTTAGGTAATACAGCTTGAAGGCGCGCAGCAATCCGCTCAGGAACTTGCCGCCGCACCGCCTGCTCTGCCTGTTGGATCGCCACGGTAAATGCGCGTTGATTAGCGGCACCATGACTTTTTATTACGGTGCCACGTAATCCTAACAGACAAGCGCCATTGTACTGGTCAGGGTTGAGATGACCGAATTTCTTCGCCAGACGCTTCTGTAAGAAGCGCCCCAGTAATCTCAGCCACCAGGCCCTTTTTTTACCTTCGCCCTGTGAATTCAACAGCGAAAGGAACATTCTAACCACGCCTTCCATCGTTTTCAGCGTGACGTTGCCAACAAACCCATCACAGACCAGCACGTCCGTCTTACCGGTAAGGAGATCGTTACCTTCAAGGTAGCCGATAAAGTTAATGTCCGCTGAAGCGCGCAGTTTGGCCGCAGCGTCACGAATGGAAGTTAACCCTTTACTCTCTTCCTGACCAATATTGATCAAAGCCACCCGGGGCCGGTTGATGGCTAATACTTCTTCAGCCACCACCGCACCCATTACGGCAAACTGCACCAGCATGGCGCTGTCCGAATCAACGTTAGCGCCTAAATCCAACACCAAGGTTTTACCCTGCTGCTGGTGCGGTAACACGGTCATTAGCGCCGGGCGATCGATGCCGTCCAGCGGTTTTAATAATAATTTTGCCAGCCCCATCAGCGCACCGGTATTACCCGCACTGATGCAGGCCTGCGCCCGCCCTTCTTTTACCTGCTCCAGCGCCACGCGCATGGACGAACCACGACTGGCGCGGATCGCTTGAGAAGGCCTGGCATCACTGGCAATAACCGATTCGGCAGCAATAATTTGCAGGCGCGCCCGTAAGGCTGAATCCGCTGTGGCAAGTAATGACGTGATGATGTCGGTATCGCCGACCAGAAGAAGACGCAATTGCGGGTCAGAAGCCAGTGCCTGCAGTGATGCAGGCACCGTCACGCGGGGGCCGAAGTCCCCGCCCATGGCATCTATCGCCAGGGTCAAACGTTTCAAAGTAGCGCCGCGAGCTGCGGAATTACTTTACGATGACCTTGCGACCACGGTAGTAACCATCCGCAGTGATGTGGTGACGCAGA contains:
- the plsX gene encoding phosphate acyltransferase PlsX — encoded protein: MKRLTLAIDAMGGDFGPRVTVPASLQALASDPQLRLLLVGDTDIITSLLATADSALRARLQIIAAESVIASDARPSQAIRASRGSSMRVALEQVKEGRAQACISAGNTGALMGLAKLLLKPLDGIDRPALMTVLPHQQQGKTLVLDLGANVDSDSAMLVQFAVMGAVVAEEVLAINRPRVALINIGQEESKGLTSIRDAAAKLRASADINFIGYLEGNDLLTGKTDVLVCDGFVGNVTLKTMEGVVRMFLSLLNSQGEGKKRAWWLRLLGRFLQKRLAKKFGHLNPDQYNGACLLGLRGTVIKSHGAANQRAFTVAIQQAEQAVRRQVPERIAARLQAVLPKSD